From Bradyrhizobium symbiodeficiens, the proteins below share one genomic window:
- a CDS encoding GGDEF domain-containing protein: protein MFRRTATSMKGSSFLHVIKLVSPFVTVVVLQAAIAGFSLEVMSSVRAYVAGEAMWSRSQKNAVYFLNLYLHSGDASQFTQYQASLAVPIGDEFARWALERDPVDVETARIGFLQGGNHPDDVPGLIWLFRHFNGVSFLQDAIREWAATDPMLLELSVFGEVIRSELENGAVQDANRLQFLSSRLSELNTQFTVHANRFSTVLGEGSRAIKLTLTGINIVTAATLILLLIWHTRRLVLQRQAFEDALDAEKERLVWQASHDWLTGLSNRRAFEARLQSELDVAAAGSLGLILLDLDQFKNVNDSCGHLAGDRLLCQVSHLLLQDRHPRDLVARLGGDEFGLILPQCSPANALDIAERLRRSLELFNFAWDDRCFAVTASIGVTCIADTNTTLEGAMRRADAACYRAKEKGRNRVQVDGGRADVVVVAARPREIARA from the coding sequence TCGCAGAACAGCGACGTCGATGAAGGGAAGCAGCTTCCTTCACGTCATCAAGCTCGTCTCGCCGTTCGTGACGGTCGTCGTGCTCCAGGCGGCGATCGCGGGATTCAGCCTCGAGGTGATGTCGTCGGTTCGCGCCTATGTCGCGGGCGAAGCGATGTGGTCGCGCTCGCAGAAGAACGCCGTCTATTTCCTCAATCTTTATCTGCATTCGGGCGACGCCAGCCAGTTCACGCAATATCAGGCCTCGCTTGCCGTTCCCATCGGCGACGAGTTCGCGCGCTGGGCGCTCGAGCGCGATCCGGTCGACGTCGAGACAGCCCGCATCGGCTTCCTGCAAGGCGGCAACCATCCCGATGACGTCCCGGGATTGATCTGGCTGTTTCGCCACTTCAATGGCGTCAGCTTCCTTCAGGATGCGATCCGCGAGTGGGCTGCCACCGATCCCATGCTGCTCGAGCTCAGCGTCTTCGGTGAGGTCATCCGGTCCGAGCTGGAGAATGGTGCTGTTCAAGACGCAAACCGGCTGCAGTTCCTGTCGTCGCGGCTCTCCGAGCTCAACACCCAATTCACGGTCCATGCCAACCGGTTCTCCACCGTGCTCGGCGAAGGCTCCCGCGCCATCAAGCTGACGCTGACCGGCATCAACATCGTCACCGCCGCGACGCTGATCCTGCTCCTGATCTGGCACACCAGACGATTGGTGCTGCAGCGGCAAGCCTTCGAAGATGCCCTCGATGCCGAGAAGGAACGCCTGGTGTGGCAGGCATCGCACGACTGGTTGACCGGCCTGTCCAACCGCCGCGCCTTCGAGGCGCGCCTGCAAAGCGAACTGGACGTTGCCGCGGCGGGTTCGCTGGGCCTGATCCTGCTCGACCTCGACCAGTTCAAGAACGTCAACGACAGCTGCGGGCACCTCGCCGGCGACCGCCTGCTCTGCCAGGTCTCGCACCTCCTGCTACAGGACCGGCATCCGCGCGACTTGGTGGCCCGGCTCGGCGGCGACGAATTCGGCCTGATCCTCCCGCAGTGCTCGCCTGCGAACGCGCTCGACATCGCCGAACGGCTGCGGCGATCGCTGGAGCTGTTCAACTTCGCCTGGGACGATCGCTGTTTTGCAGTGACCGCCAGCATCGGCGTCACCTGCATCGCCGACACCAACACCACGCTCGAAGGCGCGATGCGGCGCGCGGATGCCGCCTGCTATCGCGCCAAGGAGAAAGGGCGCAACCGCGTCCAGGTCGACGGCGGAAGAGCTGATGTCGTCGTCGTCGCAGCCCGGCCGCGCGAGATCGCGCGCGCCTGA
- a CDS encoding TetR/AcrR family transcriptional regulator, producing MNNVQEESLRDQKKNRRRLQILEIARGIIASKGLRSLKVRDVAEAAGCSVGSVYNEFGDFDGVILTVNRETVQALTARLRGVPADDPVRQLYGLAETYLEFFAEHANLLRSLFEHRMEDDRPYPDDILQMVMDAFALMHPPLVRLLPDADDVKIALLSRTLFSAVHGIISLGLEERMVAVPPQMLRQQVEQFLDAHLVGLGIVPPR from the coding sequence ATGAACAATGTTCAAGAAGAATCGCTGCGAGATCAGAAAAAAAATCGGAGGCGGCTCCAGATCCTGGAGATTGCGCGGGGTATTATTGCGTCTAAAGGATTGAGATCGTTGAAGGTTCGGGATGTTGCGGAGGCCGCCGGCTGTTCCGTCGGCAGCGTCTATAACGAGTTCGGCGACTTCGACGGGGTGATCCTGACCGTCAATCGGGAGACTGTTCAGGCCCTGACGGCCCGGCTACGCGGGGTTCCGGCCGATGACCCTGTGCGCCAGCTCTACGGGCTTGCCGAGACCTATCTCGAGTTCTTCGCGGAGCACGCCAATCTGCTGCGCTCGCTGTTCGAACACCGGATGGAGGACGACCGTCCTTATCCCGACGACATCCTGCAGATGGTGATGGATGCTTTCGCGCTGATGCATCCACCCCTGGTCCGGCTGCTACCGGATGCCGATGACGTCAAGATCGCGCTGTTGTCGCGCACCCTGTTTTCAGCCGTGCATGGAATCATCTCGCTCGGTCTGGAGGAGCGCATGGTGGCCGTGCCGCCCCAGATGCTGCGTCAGCAGGTTGAACAATTCCTCGACGCGCATCTGGTGGGTCTCGGGATCGTGCCGCCGCGGTGA